The nucleotide window caaatcACGTTAATTGTCCAATTTCCATTTTTAGTACGGTTTTTTAACCTTAATGCCCATAGTGGGTAtgtgttattttcaattatagccCCCATTACCAATATTAATTGATCACGCTTTACATTAATCAAACCTAATTAATCTACCCACCCATTAATCACTCCCTCCCTTTtttaaccctaaaccctacccATCCTTATCCCTTTTCCATGTATTTGTGTTTTGTCTTCAATCCTAATTCtgggttctttcttcatcatcttcctctccCTCCCTCTCTGTAATCCTCTAATAAGGATTGTTCTTTTATTTCTCATCATGCTTTTGTGTTCTTTTATGTCTTCTCATGGCAAATTCCAGTTCGCCTTTGAAATCTCCATCGAAGAACCCTAGATATGAGAATCCTATCTCGCCATTCAACTCACCAATGAAGAACCCTAACTCGCCATTCAACTCACCCATGAAAAAGAATAACTCGTGTACTTGTGTTTATCTGAGAATCCCCAAGTCCCCTTACAAATCGACTACTAAGATTAAGTTGAAGGGGTTCAATGATGAAAACCCTAGATCTGGTATGAAGTCGTTTGAGGAAGAGTCTTTTGATTACTATGATGACTCAACTTCTGTTGAGACTGATCCTAAGTGGGGAAGAGAACTTGACTCTGAAGGTGAACCCATTTACGTACCTAAGCCTGATATGTATCTtgatcgtgaatattcttcCATTGATGCTGTTTTTTCGAATACTGATTGTGAAGAAAAAGACTAGCTTGATAAGCTTGgtcctttctcaagtgagtttTTGTTCGTGTTAGTGCATGTTGAAATTGACTGttgatgatttttaatttaaacgtttttttatGCATTTAATTCCATTGCTCTGTGATCTGTAAGTGAGAGCAATTTTTAGCCACCATAAATCGAATAAACAAGTTTTGGATTGTTTTCCAACGTTTAAAGCACAAAGATGTTTGATTTTCCACTTaatgatttcaaaaaaataaacaagtgTACCTGAGAGTACTgaaacaaccaattttttcattaatgaatatttgaatacaaatgtttcattgaaaacaacataaatttttagttgtttgCATTTGAAATATCCTATGTTAAAGATCCTCAAAATATGTCCAAAATTATAAGGATTTACATTTGAAACATGTTGCTGTGTTGGTTAATGTTGTGTTGGCTGCTATTCTTCATGGACTGTTAttctgtgctgttgttgcttaACTTCTTCCCAAAAATATGTGTTGGTTGCTGTTTTGTTGTTCATAGGTTGGTTTCTGTTATGTTGGTTTTGCTTTGTTGCTCCCAAAAATAATGATGCTGTGGTTGAAATTGGTTGTTGCTGTTTTATGTTAATTGTATATTCCCATGTCAACATTGCCATTGACTTGCATAGTCCCTTGTTCAATCCCCCTGCATAGCCAATCAGTTCCACTAGCTGATTCATTTTATCTGTACttagctttgtgaataaatgttgAAGTGAATCAACAACTAATTGTTTTTCAATACTTAGGTAACTGGTAAAGTGCCTTCCCTTGCTGcatttgttttgttcatgtgaggaaTGTGATAGTCAAATCCCCCTTGTCTTTTCATGACCTCTATCATACAAGCTTGTAAAGTGATGAATACAAACCGTAAACATTGTGGACTTAGATTCTGAAATGCATTATTCATAACCCTAACtagtttattacattgtaagcagctttttgatattgcaaagcttgaattgatctaaaaaaaCCTAGATCTAGTACATTCATGTCAGGGAAATTTGGAGGTAGTTGCACTAATTGTATATAAAATCCATCTTTCATTGCCTCCTCCAAAAATTCTCTGTCATTATGTGCTATATGTGGCTtggcattatcttgttgaatataAATGTGCTTTGACAAACCTTGAGGCCATTTTGCTCTTATGGTTGGTAACACATTAGTTATAAGCATGGCTCTAATGTGCTATTTCGTAATTGACTGTATTGGCTTTGTTTCCAACTCCCCCCTCTTCCTGTTCTTGGAGCTTCTTTTTGCTGGCTCATGTGTAATAAATGACCATATTCctatttttcaatcaaaaaagaCATCACCATTAGTTGTAAATATTGGCCTTGCGACAGCACACATGAACATGATTTTGGAAATGAACCTCTTAGATTGACACTCTTTATGTAGTTCTACTTCACCCGGAGCTAGGTAATAAGTTTGTGTCTCTCGGGTTAGATAGAAATGTTTTTTATCTATATGAACAACGTTATTATATGGTTTAAACTTGAAtgcatcattttgttcatcatattCACATTTAGATAATGCAAAACTTAACCTGTGTAGCttgttattttcattcaaagtcGGTTTGATCGCGTTTGTGTGCTTTCTTATGACTTTGTTCTTCTTCCACCTACACACCGTTGTTTGTGACACCTCCATCTGTTTTGCTACTGAATGCTGAGTACACTTGAGTTCATATTTAATGGCCTTAAACTTTTCTTCAtcgaatttgattttgtttgctgCTTCTCTGCCTACTCTCTTGCTGTTGAGGTTAATCACTGTGTTGTTATTTTTGATCTGTTTCTTCACTTCATTCCACAAACGTGTGATTGTTTTCCTACACACTTGAAATTCAGTCGCAAGTGCATTGATTGTGCCAAGCACTGGTTTACCTTTCTTATTTAATGCAGACAGCAGCTTCTGTATTATTTGTGTTCTTTATTGAGTACTTAAGTTTTTTTAAGAAGCCATTTTTTTAGATGGATGTGATTAATGACTTGTGTTTGGTCTATTTATTGTTTCTGTTTTTCATGTAATGATTgataatttttgttgttttacaTTTCATTTTTGGCGTCTAATTGTAATTTATGGAAGTTTTAGGCACTCCCATTTTCATTTTTGCTGtgtgttttgatatttttgagCTGTAAATGGCGCCAAACATCATTTTGGCTTTCTATCATTTTCTGGACATTGTAATTTGGGGTTTCAAATAAATTTGGGTAATGTgatgaattttttgaatttgaaaatttagcTGTTTACATTTCGGTggctatttaagaaattattaatgcgtCATTATtggtaatttggaaaatctAAAGTCAATGATCGCAAAAAAATCCGCACTCACATGATCAGTAACGACTGCAACTATACCGAAGCTGTCGAAGAATTGAGAAGGCTATCTGAGATACCGTAATGaatgtatttaattttcttaagtaGTCAGacaaatttatgtaatttccaaaaattattgtaTTTGTAGGACTTATTTATGTACTTTCGGAGTTAAGTAGACGATCGATGTAATTTTGGTCTCAAACTGAAATAAAAGTTCAGACTTTTGGTGCCAAAAAATCAGCTTTTAAATTGGGCTACAAAATGCTTGAAATTGGTGGGaatcattattttcttaattcttacattaaaaattcataataccACTCTGTTTCCTACCCTAAGGGTCCcattttgactctccttaaaatccgtgaaaagttaAATGGAACTCCTAAGAGGAATAGGAGGGAATATATTCTAACATGCCCCTTCATACGAGAGCCtttgggttagaagtgtggatgcggcACAAGCCCTCCTCAGAACTGGAGCTAAATATTCATCTTACATGACGAGTGACTGAGATTTGAACATCTGATCTATTGCCACGCTGGTTTCTGATACTATGTTAAGGAACaaattcaactaaaagcttTGAGGCTCCATAACATGTTATATTATACTCTAACATTTAgatcattttcaaataaaataaataaatgcaaaataaatgacacaacctaaaacaaaaaattatgcaAATTAAGCGATACCAAAATGGTATATGGAATTTACTATGGTGATAATGACACTAATAGCAATATATAGTTGTACATAAAGTAGTAATGTGGTGAAGTAGTATATTATTCTCCTAGGTTTACCATTTGATTTGGTGGACCCAAAATTTAATTGTAAAGAGATGAAAAACCAAAATGCAAGATAAAGAATCAAGTGGACAGTCCCCACACAGTGTTTTAGTTATGCTGATGAAGCTCTAAAGAAGCCAATGAAGATACAACCTACCAACCCTTTCTTTTAACTGAAGATTGAAGATTTCATTATTTTGTCTTTTGAATTTTGGTTCCCTCCTTCACTTgtcttttttctttcaaattttgAATAGAGCAGGAAGTGGACTGTGGGCCCATCTCACATGCACTTATATACTAGTATGGATTATGGAGTATGTTGAACACTGTACAAGTTTACTGCTGTTGATGCAACTGGAGGTTGTTTTGAGACTTGAATGAATCTTCATTTAACTGCTTTTATGGGATTTCATGAGACAATCTTGGATAACAAGTGATTCCATGCAAGGTTTAAGGTCGAATGAATCTTCAAAACTATCTTTTCTCCCATATTTCAATCTGGGTGTGACAATTAACTTAATTGTTAGCTGTCAGTCAATTCTGTTTGTTTGTATGATTGATAGCTAATATTGACATTTTTATTAAGTGTGAGTCAAACTTCTCTTTGTTAATTTCCTTTAAAGTAAACTTCACATTTTTTACCCAAAGGGTTAGGCGGGGAATTAGCTATAGCTATTTGCTAAGGGCCTTAGCTTATACCGCTTAAAGTGTTGTTtaacaaaatagttttgttggatatttttaacttaatttgatAGACTAGATGGTTGAGTGTTCAAACTATTTAATACTAGTGGTTAGTAAATCACCTGTTAAAATGACTTTTCGTTGCAAGTCAACCAATTCATCAACATGTTTAATATGtatcagctggtcaaatcaaCCACTTTGATGGACTACTGATTATCAATTGTTTTTCAACCCACCTTATGACATACTTAAGCGGCTAATTTACACCCTAAAACccaataaaattgtaaatactCTTAAATCAAGTAATCAATTACATCAAAATGGAGATCATAAAGGTCCCAATAACTTGCTACAATTTGTTAAACTAGCTAGTTAGTGTCAAGTAAATGCTAGTAGTTAAAAGAGAATTAGGCAATTAGCTTTAGCTTGTTCGTTGCTTCCAATTTGAAGGAGAATAAAAACACTTGCTCACTGGCTTATAGGCAATTACAATTAGGTCACCGCCCACCGGCCACTACTTGCAGTCATCTTTattaatcaaatcaaatataCTGATCAGCTAGATCCAAATATTCCCATTCTATCCCTTTAGACAAGATGATGTTATTAGCTAGTTGCATTGCAATATAAAAGTACAACTCCGTAGTAGTAGCCTAGTAGGAGTATTTACTAATAGTGATGTGCTCTTTCTAACTTATTATAAACTATACCAGCCTGTTCAGTCAATTTGCTCAACTTTTGAAACGAATATTAAAAAGTTGGATATAATGATTAACGAGTTAAAGTAGtaagatatttaaaaataaaaaagaatataaaaaagtaaaaatagtatgattatataaaaaaattggtGGGGAAAAATCATtggaataaactaaaataaatttagacAAATTTAGTTGAACATTGTAAAAGTATACCCGAAAAAATTTATCACAAGCTATTGAAAAGAGAAAATATGAGAATACAAACGGTCGATAAAATTAATCTGAACAAATTAAAGTGATCGATTATAACTAAAAGTGATCGATTATAACTAAATAAATGAAAGAAGATGAGAAAAAATTTCCTCAATATAATGCGTGCACCGTACACATAACAAGAATACAGAGTCTCGCGTTTGTTCGACAAAAATAAGTTGACTTAAAGGTGTTGGTTAATTTCATCAGTTTCATTTGATTTGCTAACTCTTTAAGTCAGGTGTTTAAGTAAATTGTTATATTGATGTTTgataaaaattgtattttagtgatttagagaaaaaaaatgttaaaaagtaGAAGTAAATGAAAAAGTTCCTTATAGtaattttaatcgttttttttgcttataaatatgttaactaaaaaaatatttacagaCATTTTTTTATATCCGATTAACCAAAAGTTAAAACTCAACAAGATACCGTCTATTTGTAAAATTCCAAAGTAAAAGATGTT belongs to Amaranthus tricolor cultivar Red isolate AtriRed21 chromosome 17, ASM2621246v1, whole genome shotgun sequence and includes:
- the LOC130803821 gene encoding uncharacterized protein LOC130803821, which gives rise to MQLANNIILSKGIEWEYLDLADHFGIVAVVTDHKLLSALNKKGKPVLGTINALATEFQVCRKTITRLWNEVKKQIKNNNTVINLNSKRVGREAANKIKFDEEKFKAIKYELKCTQHSVAKQMEVSQTTVCRWKKNKVIRKHTNAIKPTLNENNKLHRLSFALSKCEYDEQNDAFKFKPYNNVVHIDKKHFYLTRETQTYYLAPGEVELHKECQSKRFISKIMFMCAVARPIFTTNGDVFFD